The nucleotide window ATTGGGGACACGCACGTCCTTCCTCGCTCGATCCCTGATCCGCCGCCGCTGCGGCAGGACACTTACCCACCTCTCGCTGAGGGGTTGACCGAGACCGCGCCGACACTGGACGGCGCACTGGCCGCAGTGCGTGACCTCTGGGCGCGCGCCGTGAACGACTCCACTGGAACGGAAGACTGATGTTGCCGAAGGACACCACCGGCCAACTAGCCATTGAGGTACCCGCGCAAAAGCCCAAGAAGCGAACCCGTGCGGAACTGCAGTCCGCGATTAAGTCGGCACGCGACATCATGCGCAAGGACGCGGGCCTAAACGGCGACCTCGACCGGCTCCCTCAGCTGACGTGGATCCTGTTCCTGCGTGCCTTTGATGTGTGCGTGGAGGCAGAGAGGGAGGCGGAGTTCCTCGACTACGAGCGCGCAATTCAGTCCCCCTATGACTGGGAGAGCTGGGGGGAGAAGACCGACTTCACCGGTCCTGAGTTCCTCGACTTCGTCAACGGAAAGTTGCTCCCGTACCTGCGGGAGTTGAGTGGCGACGAGGAAGGCGATCCCAGGAACGTAATCTCCACGATCTTCCAGGACGTCAACAACCGAATGCTGTCGGGCACGCTGCTGCGTGACCTCGTCAATGTGGTCAACGGCATCGAATTCGAGTCAGCCGACGACATCCACACGATGGCGTTCGTCTACGAGTCGATCCTGAAGGAGATGCGCGATGCCGCCGGTGATTCAGGCGAATTCTACACCCCGCGACCAGTGATCCGATTCATGGTGGAGCAGAGTTTTCTAAAGCTGGACGAGTCTATTCTCGATCCGGCCTGCGGAACGGGCGGCTTCCTCGTGGAGGCGTACGACAAGCTGAAGGATCGTCCGCGTTCACGGGAGGAACTATCCGAACTCCATCACAATATTCGCGGAATGGAAAAGAAGCCGCTCCCGTATCTGCTCGGAACGATGAACCTTCTCCTCCACGGCATTGATGCGCCGAACGTCATGCGCACGAACGCACTGCGTAAGATGCGCGAGGAGAGCAGTCCAAAGCACCGCGTAAACGTTGTACTGACCAACCCTCCTTTCGGTGGCGAAGAAGAGAAGTCAGTAGCAGCAGCTTTTGACTCGGCTGGTGTCGGGACACACGAGACCGCCTGGCTCTTCCTCTACTCGGTGATCGAGCGACTTAAGCCCGGAGGCCGCTGCGCGATCGTCCTTCCAAACGGCGTGCTCTTCGGCAGTGGCGTGGGCGCAAAGATCAAGCGGAAGTTGATGCGCGAGTGCAACCTCCACACGATCGTGCGCCTTCCGCAGGGCGTCTTCGCCCCATACACGCAGATCCCTGCGAATCTACTTTTCTTCGAGAAGGCCGGGCAAACCAAGGAGACCTGGTTCTACGAGATCCCATTGCCGGAAGGCCGGCGAGGCTACAGCAAGACGAAGCCGATGGAGTATGAAGCGTTCGCCGACTGTGCAAAATGGTGGGGAGGGGAAAATCGGGTAGGGCGTACCGCCAATGAACATGCCTGGAAGGTCGACGCAAACGAAATCCAGGCGTCGGGTTTCAATCTCGATCTAATCAATCCAGACACCGACGACGAACTGGCCCATCGCTCGCCAGTGGACATTGTGGATGATCTGATCAGAGACGAGCAAGAGGTCTTGAAATTCTTGCAGACCCTTCACGGGAAGCTAGATGTCCCACATTCCGCATCAAGAGATAAGCGTCGGGTGGAAGTTGTCCGCATCGGCGATGTTGTGCGACTGGAACGTACGCCAATTGATGTCGAAGAGACGGAATCCTATCGCGTCATCGGCATGCGCTCCTTCGGGAAGGGGATCATTCGCTACCCGAGCGCACTCGGCTCAAAGGTTAGCAAGCTAAACTACTTCACTTTCCCGTCAGGTGCGCTCATTTTGAGTAACATCAAGGCATGGGAAGGGGCAATTAGTGTCACTACAGCAGTTGATTCTGCAGAGTACATCGCATCCAATAGATTCTTGGCCTATCTCCCAGTGGATGATCGGGTTAATGTAAGCTACCTGCGCCATTACCTGCTATCTCGTGAAGGGCTGGCGAAAGTCGCAGCCGCCTCTCCCGGAGGCGCGGATCGTAATCGCACGCTAGGGCGTAAGCGTTTCGAAGATATTGAGATCCCGCTACCTTCCCGTCCTGCGCAGGATGAGGCGGCGGAAGTACTCGACTCGATTACCAATGAGTTGAGGGGGGTATATGCGCAATATGTACTCGACATGTTGCGGCCGTCTGTCCTCAACACCGCTCTTGTCTCAAGCCTGTGACACGGCGTCGGGCGCGATCTGTCACGACAACGTGATCAAGGAATCGTAGACCGACCGCCTCCGCTGCCTCCCGCAGGCGGTCGGTCACCCGGCGGTCGGACGCGCTCGGATCGGGGCTACCCGAGGGGTGGTTGTGGGCCACGCCGAAGGACGTTCCGCCGACTGTCAGGGCCAACGCGAGGGTGTCACGGACCGGGACCAGACTGCGGTCCGTGGTGCCGTCGGTCAGGCGGGTGATTCGGATTACCTTACCGGACGCGTCACAGGCCACGACGATTGCGCGCTCGTGGCATAGCCCGCGCAGCAGGGGTGCGGAGACCGCGGCGAGGTCGGCTGTGGTTATGATTCGGCCAGGGCTGTGCAGGACTGTGTTCTACAGGCGGCGGGCCAGTTGGAAGGCCGCCGCGACACGTACCGCTTTCGCCTGCCCCATTCCCAGGAGCTTCACAAGGGTTTGTGGGTCGGCCTGAGCTAGGCCGCCGAGACCACCGTGTGATGCCAGGAGTTCGCCCGCCAGTTGAACCGCGTCCTGTCCTGGAATGCCCGAGCCCAGAAGGAGTACGAGCAGTTCACGGTCGGCGAGCGCCTCCGCTTCGTGCAGCCAGAGGCTCTCTCGAGGTCGGTCGGCCGCTGGCATGTCTATAACCCGCATGCGTCGCTGCTCCTGCTCAGTCCGCGGAGTCCCGGTCAACCGGCTCGTCGGTATTGCCGGTGCCGCTCTCGCCGTCGTCGGGAATGGTCACGCGCTGTTGAGCGCTGGCAGCGGACGAGCCGATGAGCTCCATCAAGCGGTTATGCAAAGTCTCGGAACGAGCGCGGAGGAACCCTTCGTAGTCGTCCTGCAGCGCAGCCTCGAAGGCGGCGTCGTCGATCAGGCAGGAGACCAGCCGTGTACGGATCGTGTCCATACCTTGAGTCTCGCACAGATCCTTGAGGTAGACCGAGGGCGGCTGGTCGCTGATGGCGATGTTTGATACGGAACTCAGCATGACCAGATTGGCGCAGACGTTGGCCTGGCTGATGTTGAGCCCCTGCTTCTTCAGAAACGATTTCGGGAAGAAGTGGTGGAACTCCTTGTCGTTCTGCCAGGAAAGCGCCTTGTCCGTGTCGATCCGGCGACCATTGCGGAGGTCCAGCGGGTGGGCCTCGGCGAGCATGAGGCCCAGCAGCTTCGACGGGGCGTTCGTGGCCCTGAACTGATTGCGGCGCCACAGAACACTGCGCGGCACGCCCGCACTGACCTCGATTTCATCGGTCCGGCCCTCGGCGAAGCCGAGTACCGCTTCGCGGTCGTCCGACATCTGTCGGGCGTTCCAGCCCTTAAAGTACTCGCCGCTGGCGGTGAGCCAGAACCAGCGCTCGATGGCGTCGTATTGGGCCGCCGTAGCCTTCGGCACCTGGCGGAAGATCTCCACCAGGACCGCGAACTGGTTGTAGTAGGGCAGGGCAGTAGCGCGTGGAGTGCGGACATGCGTGGTCAGGAAGTCGACCGCGAGCTTGGATGCTTCGGCAGCGGCCTTCACCGCTGCTTCCAGCTCGTCCTTGCTGAGGTTCCGCAGCTGGTTCATATCCTCACGAGAGAATCCGAACCCTGCCGCCGCTGAAATCGTCCGTAGCATCGTCTTCGTGTCGACCTTGCCATACTGCTTCCGGCTCAGGACTTCGAGCAGTTCGTCGATCTCATCCTTGAGATCGAACTCCGGGCTCCAGGTTGCGGCCCGCATGAGGTCGACGACGGTGAGGGGGGTCGCTGTGCTGTTGATCCGCTCGAAGACCTTGGCTACCTCGGTAGATGGCATGCCCCGCAGCGTGACGACGGCGACCTGATAGTTCGAGAATCGGTTGTACAGTCCCTCTGCGCGTTCCTGCAGCTCTGTGGAGCCGAGTTTCGAAGCGCGATTGGCGAAGGCGAAGCCGTTGGCGAGCAGCCGGACCGGGATCAGGTGCGGGAGTGGGTCCTCCAGCGTGTCTGTATGCCGGAACAGCTGCGCTTCGAGGTCGTAAACGATATTCCAGTTGCTCTCAGGGTCGTTGTCGGGGCTCCAGTGCAATGCGCCGCAGATTGTCGCTAGACGCTGCTGCCCATCAAGGATGTAGTTGACCGGGTATCCGTGCCGGTGTTCACCGACGACCAGGCCGGCGACCGTGCGCTCGCTCGCGAGTTGCTCCGTGCTCTGCCACAGCAGGATGCTTCCGATGGGGTAGTTGCGTGCCACTGAATCGAGCAGGTCGAGGATCTGCTGCCGGGTCCAAACGAAGTTCCTCTGGAACTTCGGCAGTACAACATCACCCTCCAGCACTCGGTCGACCACGGTCACCAACCGAGGCACGTTCGAGTCCGGATCCTGCGCTTGGCGCTTCTGAGCAGGAGTGATCGCCAACGCTGGCCCCCCATCTGAGCAGTCGACGACAGTCTATGAGGCGCCACTGACAACGCTGGCCGTCTCCGCTATAGCTGACCGCGTCCGGACGGCGCTGCCTAGGACCTCGCCGTGGCCGACGCTGCGGACCTGGTCGGTGACGATCCTGTCGGCGCCGAGGGCGAGCAGCTCCTCGCGGATCTGCGCGGTGCGCTGTCCCTCGAAGACCTCGACGATGCCGATCTGCAGACGGATGCCGCGGCGTAGGGCCTCGACGATGTTTGCGCGGGTCGCCGCGTGCGAGCCCCTGCGGTTGGTGACGCGCTCATGCTCTGCAGGATCGTCGCTGTAGTACGACGTCGCCACCGTCAACCGTGGGCGCATGAACAGCTCCCAGTGCTCAAGCTTCAGGCGGTACAGGTTGCTGTAGACCTGGACGGCGAGGCCGAGTACCAGGGCGCGGTTCACC belongs to Streptomyces sp. V3I8 and includes:
- a CDS encoding JAB domain-containing protein is translated as MHSPGRIITTADLAAVSAPLLRGLCHERAIVVACDASGKVIRITRLTDGTTDRSLVPVRDTLALALTVGGTSFGVAHNHPSGSPDPSASDRRVTDRLREAAEAVGLRFLDHVVVTDRARRRVTGLRQERC
- a CDS encoding radical SAM protein — protein: MTITSARSQAPPAITEFLELEITGRCQLTCPTLCYAKSGPTNGHGEMSTADWKQLISDAAEVGVKKVQFIGGEPTLHPDFEALVNRALVLGLAVQVYSNLYRLKLEHWELFMRPRLTVATSYYSDDPAEHERVTNRRGSHAATRANIVEALRRGIRLQIGIVEVFEGQRTAQIREELLALGADRIVTDQVRSVGHGEVLGSAVRTRSAIAETASVVSGAS
- a CDS encoding UPF0758 domain-containing protein, with product MRVIDMPAADRPRESLWLHEAEALADRELLVLLLGSGIPGQDAVQLAGELLASHGGLGGLAQADPQTLVKLLGMGQAKAVRVAAAFQLARRL
- a CDS encoding DUF262 domain-containing protein, which gives rise to MTVVDRVLEGDVVLPKFQRNFVWTRQQILDLLDSVARNYPIGSILLWQSTEQLASERTVAGLVVGEHRHGYPVNYILDGQQRLATICGALHWSPDNDPESNWNIVYDLEAQLFRHTDTLEDPLPHLIPVRLLANGFAFANRASKLGSTELQERAEGLYNRFSNYQVAVVTLRGMPSTEVAKVFERINSTATPLTVVDLMRAATWSPEFDLKDEIDELLEVLSRKQYGKVDTKTMLRTISAAAGFGFSREDMNQLRNLSKDELEAAVKAAAEASKLAVDFLTTHVRTPRATALPYYNQFAVLVEIFRQVPKATAAQYDAIERWFWLTASGEYFKGWNARQMSDDREAVLGFAEGRTDEIEVSAGVPRSVLWRRNQFRATNAPSKLLGLMLAEAHPLDLRNGRRIDTDKALSWQNDKEFHHFFPKSFLKKQGLNISQANVCANLVMLSSVSNIAISDQPPSVYLKDLCETQGMDTIRTRLVSCLIDDAAFEAALQDDYEGFLRARSETLHNRLMELIGSSAASAQQRVTIPDDGESGTGNTDEPVDRDSAD
- a CDS encoding N-6 DNA methylase; the encoded protein is MLPKDTTGQLAIEVPAQKPKKRTRAELQSAIKSARDIMRKDAGLNGDLDRLPQLTWILFLRAFDVCVEAEREAEFLDYERAIQSPYDWESWGEKTDFTGPEFLDFVNGKLLPYLRELSGDEEGDPRNVISTIFQDVNNRMLSGTLLRDLVNVVNGIEFESADDIHTMAFVYESILKEMRDAAGDSGEFYTPRPVIRFMVEQSFLKLDESILDPACGTGGFLVEAYDKLKDRPRSREELSELHHNIRGMEKKPLPYLLGTMNLLLHGIDAPNVMRTNALRKMREESSPKHRVNVVLTNPPFGGEEEKSVAAAFDSAGVGTHETAWLFLYSVIERLKPGGRCAIVLPNGVLFGSGVGAKIKRKLMRECNLHTIVRLPQGVFAPYTQIPANLLFFEKAGQTKETWFYEIPLPEGRRGYSKTKPMEYEAFADCAKWWGGENRVGRTANEHAWKVDANEIQASGFNLDLINPDTDDELAHRSPVDIVDDLIRDEQEVLKFLQTLHGKLDVPHSASRDKRRVEVVRIGDVVRLERTPIDVEETESYRVIGMRSFGKGIIRYPSALGSKVSKLNYFTFPSGALILSNIKAWEGAISVTTAVDSAEYIASNRFLAYLPVDDRVNVSYLRHYLLSREGLAKVAAASPGGADRNRTLGRKRFEDIEIPLPSRPAQDEAAEVLDSITNELRGVYAQYVLDMLRPSVLNTALVSSL